The following coding sequences are from one Streptomyces sp. NBC_00536 window:
- a CDS encoding carbohydrate ABC transporter permease: MAGARTRAARRHRLVAGAFLLPALVLLGALVVHPIGYSLYRSLFDRSGGSFVGAANYREILHDDTIRTALGNTALWVVLAPTTATALGLIFAVLTERVRWGTAFKLLVFMPMAISMLAAGIIFRLVYEADPDRGVANAVWVGVHDTFAPSSAFPKARPGRDSPLVDAGGGAFVTRDPVRAGSPVLIPLVGVAPADLPKAARPAKAAPAEPGRVTGTAWQDFRPGGGGRTNTVDPAESGYAGMRIEAVKDGKVVDSATAAGDGTFSLSAKADGALLRLPASNFAAPYAGVQWLGPTLVTPAVIGAYVWMWAGFAMVLIGAGLASVPRELLEAARVDGANEWQVFRRITVPLLAPVLGVVLVTLVINVMKIFDLVFVIAPGSVQDDANVLALQLYRTSFGTDANPGLGSAIAVLLLVLVLPVMLYNIHRMRREARA; the protein is encoded by the coding sequence GTGGCGGGGGCCCGCACCCGTGCGGCCCGGCGGCACCGGCTGGTGGCGGGGGCGTTCCTGCTGCCCGCGCTGGTGCTGCTCGGCGCGCTCGTCGTGCACCCGATCGGCTACTCCCTCTACCGCAGCCTCTTCGACCGCTCCGGCGGCTCCTTCGTGGGCGCCGCGAACTACCGGGAGATCCTGCACGACGACACGATCCGCACCGCGCTGGGCAACACCGCGCTGTGGGTGGTGCTGGCGCCGACGACGGCGACCGCGCTCGGTCTGATCTTCGCGGTGCTGACCGAACGGGTGCGCTGGGGCACGGCGTTCAAGCTCCTGGTGTTCATGCCGATGGCCATCTCGATGCTGGCGGCGGGCATCATCTTCCGCCTGGTCTACGAGGCGGACCCGGACCGCGGGGTGGCGAACGCGGTGTGGGTCGGGGTCCACGACACCTTCGCGCCGTCCTCGGCCTTCCCCAAGGCCCGGCCGGGCCGGGATTCGCCGCTGGTGGACGCGGGCGGCGGCGCGTTCGTGACGCGCGATCCGGTACGGGCGGGCTCGCCGGTGCTGATCCCGCTGGTCGGGGTGGCTCCGGCCGACCTGCCCAAGGCCGCCCGTCCGGCGAAGGCGGCGCCCGCCGAGCCGGGCCGGGTGACCGGGACGGCCTGGCAGGACTTCCGCCCTGGCGGGGGCGGCCGTACCAACACGGTCGACCCGGCCGAGTCGGGGTACGCGGGCATGCGGATCGAGGCCGTCAAGGACGGCAAGGTGGTGGACTCGGCGACGGCCGCGGGCGACGGCACCTTCTCGCTGTCCGCGAAGGCCGACGGGGCGCTGCTGCGGCTGCCCGCCTCGAACTTCGCGGCGCCGTACGCGGGCGTGCAGTGGCTGGGGCCGACGCTGGTCACCCCGGCCGTGATCGGCGCGTACGTGTGGATGTGGGCCGGGTTCGCGATGGTCCTGATCGGGGCCGGGCTGGCGTCCGTACCGCGCGAGCTGCTGGAGGCGGCGCGGGTGGACGGGGCCAACGAGTGGCAGGTGTTCCGCCGGATCACGGTGCCGCTGCTGGCACCGGTGCTGGGCGTGGTGCTGGTGACCCTCGTCATCAACGTGATGAAGATCTTCGACCTGGTCTTCGTGATCGCGCCCGGTTCGGTGCAGGACGACGCGAACGTCCTCGCCCTCCAGCTCTACCGCACCTCCTTCGGTACGGACGCGAACCCGGGCCTCGGCAGTGCCATCGCGGTGCTGCTGCTGGTGCTGGTCCTCCCGGTCATGCTCTACAACATCCACCGGATGCGAAGGGAGGCCCGCGCATGA
- a CDS encoding carbohydrate ABC transporter permease has protein sequence MTTPSTPSLTGRLAARAAGGAVRVFLVLAAMFWLLPTLGLLVSSLLAPADLNKHGWWQVLTAPSRLTTGNYERLLSNDTITGSLLSTVAITVPATLLVLVLGAFAGYAFAWLEFPGRDALFLLVVALLVVPVQVALIPVSELFGSIGLFETTAGVVLFHTAFGLPFAVFLLRNFFAEIPRELLEAARLDGAGELRLFARVVLPLGGPAIASLGIFQFLWVWNDMLVALVFADSAHPPITVALQQQVRQFGNNIDVLAPGAFLSMVIPLAVFFAFQRQFVSGVMAGAIK, from the coding sequence ATGACGACGCCGAGTACGCCGAGCCTCACGGGCAGGCTGGCGGCGCGCGCCGCGGGCGGCGCCGTGCGCGTGTTCCTGGTGCTGGCGGCCATGTTCTGGCTGCTGCCGACGCTGGGGCTGCTGGTCTCCTCGCTGCTCGCCCCGGCCGACCTGAACAAGCACGGCTGGTGGCAGGTGCTGACCGCGCCGTCCCGGCTGACCACCGGCAACTACGAACGGCTGCTGTCCAACGACACCATCACCGGCTCGCTGCTGAGCACGGTCGCGATCACCGTGCCGGCCACCCTGCTGGTCCTGGTGCTGGGCGCGTTCGCCGGATACGCCTTCGCCTGGCTGGAGTTCCCGGGCCGCGACGCACTGTTCCTGCTGGTGGTCGCGCTGCTGGTGGTACCCGTACAGGTGGCGCTGATCCCGGTCTCCGAACTCTTCGGCTCCATCGGCCTGTTCGAGACCACGGCCGGGGTCGTGCTGTTCCACACCGCTTTCGGGCTGCCGTTCGCGGTGTTCCTGCTGCGCAACTTCTTCGCGGAGATCCCGCGCGAGCTGCTGGAGGCGGCGCGCCTGGACGGGGCGGGCGAACTTCGGCTGTTCGCCCGGGTGGTGCTGCCGCTGGGCGGTCCGGCGATCGCCTCGCTGGGCATCTTCCAGTTCCTGTGGGTGTGGAACGACATGCTGGTGGCGCTGGTCTTCGCCGACTCGGCGCACCCGCCGATCACGGTGGCGCTCCAGCAGCAGGTACGGCAGTTCGGCAACAACATCGACGTACTGGCGCCGGGCGCGTTCCTGTCGATGGTGATCCCGCTGGCCGTGTTCTTCGCGTTCCAGCGGCAGTTCGTGTCGGGGGTGATGGCGGGCGCGATCAAGTAG
- a CDS encoding bifunctional glycosyltransferase/CDP-glycerol:glycerophosphate glycerophosphotransferase — MPRFSVIVPAYKVQAYLQEGLDSVLSQSYPDLELIAVDDASPDACGQLIDEYAARDPRVTPVHLARNGGLGPARNAGVARATGDYLVFLDGDDTLAPGALQAIADRLKATGSPDVLVYDYARTFWTGETTRNRLAHRLSEEGPASFRLADRPALLGMLMVVWNKTYRREFVEREGLSFPPGFYEDTPWTYPALLAAESVAVLDRVCVHYRQRRTGSILTTSSRRHLDIFDQYDRVFAYLGTRPELDRWRPAVHRRMAEHFCALYADPRRLPRAARPEFFKRAAVLLRRHRVPVRSGAQPVSLSRTDRVRHTLMRFGVRRTYGLLSALRAAATRLGRGALGGWRGLREAALRCHYRIQRLLPLRPELAVFSAYWHGGYACNPAAIEAKLRELEPAARTAWICDPAHAATLPKETAALRPGSLAYWTALARATYLTTNVNFDRALVKRPGQILLQTQHGTPLKRVGLDLQDRPAATPTTDFAGLLRGADQWDYLLSGNRHSTLVWEKALPSSYTTLEYGYPRNDVFHRSGPGEALELRERLGIPAGSTVILYAPTHRDYRRSRPDHLDFERVLRDLGPRFTILVRTHLTYADAPPTWERHPRLLDVSTHPSVEELCLASDALVTDYSSLMFDYAALDRPIVIHADDWEAYEASRGTYFDLRAFPPGAIARTEDELVDIFATGHWQGSRSAQLRASFRTRFCTYDDGHAAERVVRHVFLNQNSSPAGV; from the coding sequence GTGCCCCGGTTCAGCGTCATCGTGCCCGCGTACAAGGTCCAGGCGTACCTCCAGGAGGGGCTGGACTCGGTCCTCTCCCAGTCGTACCCGGATCTGGAACTGATCGCGGTGGACGACGCCTCGCCGGACGCCTGCGGCCAGCTCATCGACGAGTACGCGGCCCGGGACCCCCGGGTCACCCCCGTGCACCTGGCGCGCAACGGGGGCCTGGGCCCGGCCCGCAACGCGGGCGTGGCCCGGGCCACCGGCGACTACCTGGTCTTCCTCGACGGCGACGACACCCTCGCCCCGGGCGCCCTGCAGGCCATCGCGGACCGGCTGAAGGCCACCGGCTCCCCCGACGTCCTGGTCTACGACTACGCGCGCACCTTCTGGACCGGCGAGACCACCCGCAACCGGCTCGCGCACCGCCTCTCCGAGGAGGGCCCGGCCAGCTTCCGGCTCGCCGACCGCCCGGCGCTGCTCGGCATGCTGATGGTGGTGTGGAACAAGACGTACCGCCGCGAGTTCGTGGAGCGCGAGGGCCTCTCCTTCCCGCCCGGGTTCTACGAGGACACCCCCTGGACCTATCCGGCGCTGCTGGCCGCCGAGTCCGTCGCCGTCCTGGACCGGGTCTGCGTGCACTACCGCCAGCGCCGCACCGGCTCGATCCTGACCACCTCCAGCCGACGCCACCTCGACATCTTCGACCAGTACGACCGGGTGTTCGCCTACCTCGGCACCCGCCCCGAACTCGACCGCTGGCGGCCCGCCGTGCACCGGCGGATGGCCGAGCACTTCTGCGCCCTGTACGCCGACCCGCGCCGCCTCCCGCGCGCCGCCCGGCCGGAGTTCTTCAAGCGGGCGGCCGTCCTGCTGCGCCGCCACCGGGTCCCGGTGCGCTCCGGCGCGCAGCCGGTGTCCCTCTCCCGGACCGACCGGGTGCGGCACACCCTGATGCGGTTCGGGGTCCGGCGCACCTACGGGCTGCTCTCCGCGCTGCGGGCCGCCGCCACCCGCCTCGGCCGGGGCGCGCTCGGCGGCTGGCGGGGCCTGCGCGAAGCGGCCCTGCGCTGCCACTACCGGATCCAGCGGCTGCTGCCGCTGCGGCCGGAGCTGGCGGTCTTCAGCGCGTACTGGCACGGCGGCTACGCCTGCAACCCGGCCGCGATCGAGGCGAAGCTGCGGGAGCTGGAGCCCGCCGCGCGCACCGCGTGGATCTGCGACCCGGCGCACGCGGCGACCCTGCCGAAGGAGACCGCCGCACTGCGCCCCGGCTCGCTCGCCTACTGGACGGCGCTGGCAAGGGCGACGTACCTGACCACGAACGTCAACTTCGACCGCGCGCTGGTCAAGCGGCCGGGCCAGATCCTCCTCCAGACCCAGCACGGCACCCCGCTCAAGCGGGTCGGCCTCGACCTCCAGGACCGCCCGGCGGCCACCCCGACCACCGATTTCGCGGGCCTGCTGCGGGGCGCCGACCAGTGGGACTACCTGCTGTCCGGAAACCGCCACTCCACCCTGGTGTGGGAAAAGGCCCTGCCGTCCTCCTACACCACCCTTGAGTACGGCTACCCGCGCAACGACGTCTTCCACCGGTCCGGCCCCGGCGAGGCACTGGAGCTGCGCGAACGCCTCGGCATCCCGGCGGGCTCGACGGTGATCCTGTACGCGCCCACGCACCGCGACTACCGGCGCAGCCGCCCGGACCACCTGGACTTCGAGCGGGTGCTGCGCGACCTCGGGCCACGGTTCACGATCCTGGTCCGCACGCACCTGACGTACGCGGACGCGCCGCCGACGTGGGAGCGCCACCCGCGCCTGCTGGACGTCTCCACCCACCCCTCGGTGGAGGAACTCTGCCTGGCGTCGGACGCGTTGGTGACGGACTACTCGTCCCTGATGTTCGACTACGCGGCGCTGGACCGGCCGATCGTGATCCACGCGGACGACTGGGAGGCCTACGAGGCCTCCCGCGGCACGTACTTCGACCTGCGCGCCTTCCCCCCGGGCGCGATCGCCCGGACCGAGGACGAGCTGGTGGACATCTTCGCCACGGGCCACTGGCAAGGCTCCCGCTCAGCCCAGCTCCGCGCCTCGTTCCGCACCCGCTTCTGCACGTACGACGACGGCCACGCGGCAGAACGAGTCGTCCGCCACGTCTTCCTGAACCAGAATTCCAGCCCCGCCGGCGTTTGA
- a CDS encoding TetR/AcrR family transcriptional regulator translates to MTTLDPAAPAAPAAAAASAPAAAPAAPAAGRRRAPAGAAVLREDVTEAIREAVVEELAAVGFARMSIEGIARRAGVGKTAVYRRWKSKLHLVLDLVAAFAVDGLPVPATGSLYGDVRALLEVMSHVLRHPVASAVIPDLLVEAARNPEIAAAVRGALLDGQRRLAEGIVSEAVSRGELAEGTDPERALDLAIGPLYWRVVVVSDSAPRGYLDALAASVVAGLKA, encoded by the coding sequence ATGACCACCCTGGACCCTGCCGCTCCCGCCGCCCCTGCCGCTGCCGCTGCCTCCGCGCCCGCGGCTGCGCCTGCCGCGCCCGCCGCGGGGCGTCGCCGTGCGCCCGCCGGGGCCGCGGTCCTGCGCGAGGACGTGACCGAGGCGATCCGGGAGGCCGTGGTCGAGGAACTGGCCGCGGTCGGGTTCGCGCGGATGTCGATCGAGGGCATCGCGCGCCGGGCGGGGGTCGGCAAGACGGCCGTCTACCGGCGGTGGAAGTCCAAGCTGCACCTCGTGCTGGACCTGGTGGCCGCCTTCGCCGTGGACGGGCTGCCGGTGCCGGCCACGGGGTCGCTGTACGGGGACGTACGGGCCCTGCTGGAGGTCATGTCCCACGTGCTGCGGCACCCGGTCGCCTCGGCGGTCATCCCCGACCTGCTGGTCGAGGCCGCGCGGAACCCGGAGATCGCGGCGGCGGTGCGGGGGGCGCTGCTGGACGGGCAGCGGAGGCTTGCCGAGGGGATCGTGTCGGAGGCCGTGTCCCGGGGGGAGCTGGCGGAGGGGACCGATCCGGAGCGGGCGCTCGATCTGGCGATCGGGCCGTTGTACTGGCGGGTGGTGGTCGTGAGTGATTCCGCTCCGCGGGGGTATCTGGATGCGTTGGCGGCGTCCGTGGTGGCGGGGCTGAAGGCCTGA
- a CDS encoding ABC transporter permease yields the protein MTTTLDKTPALPPDIEELAAAHGLTLSGARPSLPAYIAQLWHRRHFVMSYATARMAATYSTAKLGQVWHLVTPLLNAAVYYFIFGIIMNASHGVANYLPFLITGVFVWDFIGSSINAGTRAVHSNLGLVRALHFPRASLPLSSVIQLFQQLLVTMGALVVLLVCFGQLPTLNWFLVFPTLFLMAVFCAGCAMIMARLGSKNPDVSQLMPFILRTWMYSSGVMWSISDMLKHDHLPHWVTTMLQTNPAAVYIDLMRYALIDTTKTSSLPPHVWLIAVGWSLVVGIGGFIYFWKAEEEYGRG from the coding sequence GTGACCACGACCCTGGACAAAACCCCGGCGCTCCCGCCGGACATCGAGGAACTGGCGGCCGCCCACGGCCTGACCCTCAGCGGCGCCCGCCCCTCCCTGCCCGCGTACATCGCGCAGCTCTGGCACCGCCGGCACTTCGTGATGTCGTACGCGACGGCGCGCATGGCGGCGACGTACAGCACCGCGAAGCTCGGCCAGGTCTGGCACCTGGTCACGCCGCTGCTGAACGCGGCCGTGTACTACTTCATCTTCGGCATCATCATGAACGCCAGCCACGGCGTCGCGAACTACCTCCCGTTCCTGATCACGGGCGTCTTCGTCTGGGACTTCATCGGCAGCTCCATCAACGCCGGCACCCGCGCGGTCCACAGCAACCTCGGCCTGGTCCGGGCCCTGCACTTCCCCCGCGCGAGCCTGCCCCTCTCCAGCGTGATCCAGCTCTTCCAGCAGCTGCTCGTCACCATGGGCGCCCTGGTCGTCCTGCTGGTCTGTTTCGGTCAGCTGCCGACCCTGAACTGGTTCCTGGTCTTCCCCACGCTGTTCCTGATGGCCGTCTTCTGCGCGGGCTGCGCCATGATCATGGCCCGGCTCGGCAGCAAGAACCCGGACGTCAGCCAGCTGATGCCGTTCATCCTGCGCACCTGGATGTACTCGTCGGGCGTCATGTGGAGCATCAGCGACATGCTGAAGCACGATCACCTGCCGCACTGGGTGACCACGATGCTCCAGACGAACCCGGCCGCGGTCTACATCGACCTGATGCGGTACGCGCTGATCGACACCACCAAGACCTCGTCCCTCCCGCCGCACGTCTGGCTGATCGCCGTCGGCTGGTCCCTCGTCGTCGGCATCGGCGGCTTCATCTACTTCTGGAAGGCCGAGGAGGAGTACGGCCGTGGCTGA
- a CDS encoding ABC transporter ATP-binding protein translates to MADTTTTRAGVPADTRVPTVIADNVHITYKIVGTGGGRGSATAALSRIFNRKKPRPGIREVHAVRGVSFIAYKGEAIGLIGTNGSGKSTLLSAIAGLQPVESGRIFSHGQPSLLGVNAALMNDLTGERNVILGGLAMGMSKQQVQERYQGIVDFSGINEKGDFISLPMRTYSSGMGARLRFSIAAAKDHDVLMIDEALATGDAAFQRRSQKRIEELRKTAGTVFLVSHGIGTIRETCDRVLWLEHGVLRMDGPTQEVCDAYEEFGRK, encoded by the coding sequence GTGGCTGACACGACGACGACCCGCGCCGGCGTCCCCGCCGACACCCGCGTACCCACCGTGATCGCGGACAACGTCCACATCACCTACAAGATCGTCGGCACCGGCGGCGGCCGCGGCAGCGCCACCGCCGCGCTCAGCCGGATCTTCAACCGCAAGAAGCCGAGGCCCGGCATCCGCGAGGTGCACGCCGTCCGCGGGGTGTCCTTCATCGCCTACAAGGGCGAGGCCATCGGCCTGATCGGCACCAACGGCTCCGGCAAGTCCACCCTGCTCTCGGCCATCGCGGGCCTCCAGCCGGTGGAGAGCGGCCGGATCTTCTCGCACGGCCAGCCGTCGCTGCTGGGCGTGAACGCGGCTCTGATGAACGACCTGACCGGCGAGCGCAACGTCATCCTCGGCGGCCTGGCCATGGGCATGTCCAAGCAGCAGGTCCAGGAGCGCTACCAGGGCATCGTCGACTTCTCCGGGATCAACGAGAAGGGCGACTTCATCTCGCTCCCGATGCGCACCTACTCCTCCGGCATGGGCGCGCGCCTGCGCTTCTCCATCGCCGCCGCCAAGGACCACGACGTCCTGATGATCGACGAGGCCCTCGCCACCGGTGACGCCGCCTTCCAGCGGCGCAGCCAGAAGCGGATCGAGGAGCTGCGCAAGACGGCGGGCACCGTCTTCCTGGTCAGCCACGGCATCGGCACCATCCGCGAGACCTGCGACCGGGTCCTGTGGCTGGAGCACGGCGTGCTGCGGATGGACGGGCCGACGCAGGAGGTCTGCGACGCGTACGAGGAGTTCGGCCGGAAGTAA